A window from Flavobacterium gyeonganense encodes these proteins:
- a CDS encoding M15 family metallopeptidase encodes MKSTVQVISYSNFLFFLVSFFWIISSSAQNEVYEDVSLTDTTFVNLKDYSKDFIYDMKYATEDNFLKAKVYDCAECFLRLKTVQALIEANKDFIKKGYKIKLYDCYRPLSIQNKMWQIVSNPEYVADPKKGSIHNRGGAVDISLVDSKGKEVDMGTPFDFFGIQASHNYTKLSKEVLSNRKFLKKVMIKNGFNSFDSEWWHYNLKTGLKDKVSNQKWDCE; translated from the coding sequence ATGAAGTCAACAGTACAGGTAATTTCATATTCAAACTTTTTGTTTTTTTTAGTTTCTTTTTTTTGGATAATTTCTTCAAGCGCTCAGAATGAGGTATATGAAGATGTCTCTCTGACTGATACTACTTTCGTCAATTTAAAGGATTACAGTAAAGATTTTATCTACGATATGAAATATGCTACTGAGGATAATTTTTTAAAAGCAAAAGTGTATGATTGTGCCGAATGTTTTTTGCGTTTAAAGACTGTTCAGGCTCTGATAGAAGCCAACAAGGATTTTATAAAGAAAGGCTATAAAATTAAACTTTATGACTGCTACAGACCATTATCTATTCAGAACAAAATGTGGCAGATAGTTTCAAATCCGGAGTATGTGGCAGATCCAAAAAAAGGCTCCATCCATAACAGAGGAGGAGCCGTTGATATTTCTTTGGTTGATTCTAAAGGTAAAGAAGTTGATATGGGAACTCCCTTTGATTTTTTTGGGATTCAGGCAAGTCATAATTATACTAAACTTTCTAAAGAAGTATTATCGAATAGAAAATTCCTTAAAAAAGTAATGATTAAAAATGGCTTTAATTCTTTTGATTCAGAATGGTGGCATTATAATTTAAAAACAGGTTTAAAAGATAAGGTTTCTAATCAAAAATGGGATTGCGAATAA
- a CDS encoding alpha/beta hydrolase-fold protein has protein sequence MKQYAVAMLCAFILSGFAGFSQTSQASIVEDFKPSSVNQPGQEYPQVNSQGYARFQILAPEAKSVVVSLGLGGAKGGTALTKSEDGYWRGTTANIMDEGFHYYHVTVDGGVFNDPGALNFYGSTRWESGIEIPAHDQDFYALKDVPHGNVQQILFSSKSTNTSRRAFVYTPPGYHKDKAKQYPVLYLQHGWGEDETAWSNQGRVNLIMDNLIAEGKIKPFIIVMTYGMTNEVKFGGLSSFKIEPFQTVLVDELIPYIDSNFRTVANHSNRAMAGLSMGGMETKSITLNKPEVFSHYALLSGGTYKPEDIKDKSKVKLIFLSCGSKERPDGVKSAVSGLKNAGFNAVSYVSDNTGHEFQTWRRSFKELAPLLFKQ, from the coding sequence ATGAAACAATATGCAGTTGCAATGCTATGCGCATTTATTTTATCAGGTTTTGCAGGTTTTTCACAAACAAGTCAGGCTTCCATTGTTGAGGATTTCAAACCTTCATCAGTTAATCAGCCAGGTCAGGAATATCCGCAGGTTAATTCTCAGGGTTATGCTCGCTTTCAAATTTTGGCTCCTGAAGCTAAATCTGTCGTTGTCAGTCTTGGCTTAGGTGGTGCAAAAGGAGGGACTGCTCTCACCAAAAGTGAAGATGGCTATTGGAGAGGAACTACAGCCAATATCATGGATGAAGGTTTTCATTATTACCATGTGACTGTCGACGGAGGTGTTTTTAACGATCCGGGGGCACTCAATTTTTATGGCTCTACACGCTGGGAAAGCGGTATCGAAATTCCGGCACATGATCAGGATTTCTATGCACTAAAAGATGTTCCGCACGGAAATGTACAGCAAATTCTTTTCTCTTCAAAAAGCACTAATACATCCCGCAGGGCTTTTGTTTATACTCCGCCTGGTTACCATAAAGACAAAGCTAAACAATATCCGGTTTTGTATTTGCAGCATGGCTGGGGAGAAGATGAAACGGCCTGGAGCAATCAGGGACGTGTAAATTTAATCATGGATAATTTGATTGCAGAAGGAAAAATTAAACCATTTATTATTGTAATGACTTACGGAATGACAAATGAAGTGAAATTTGGTGGTTTGTCAAGTTTCAAAATAGAGCCTTTTCAAACGGTTCTTGTAGATGAATTAATTCCGTATATTGATTCTAATTTTCGCACAGTTGCTAATCATAGTAATCGTGCAATGGCAGGTTTATCAATGGGAGGGATGGAAACAAAAAGTATAACACTTAATAAACCTGAAGTTTTCTCTCACTATGCACTCCTTAGCGGAGGAACTTATAAACCAGAAGATATTAAGGATAAATCAAAAGTAAAACTTATCTTTTTAAGTTGTGGAAGTAAAGAACGTCCTGACGGTGTTAAAAGCGCTGTGTCAGGCCTTAAAAATGCCGGTTTTAATGCAGTTTCCTACGTTTCTGATAATACCGGACATGAATTTCAGACCTGGCGCCGAAGCTTTAAAGAATTAGCTCCACTTTTATTTAAACAGTAG
- a CDS encoding TonB-dependent receptor family protein: MKSFLFITGILANVTVAFGQTANDTVKTHHLAPVTIEGNKTAQDIQRLEPIQGTYIFSGRKTEVIDMTQKNAAITEKYGRQIFAKIPGVFVYDMDGTGNQLNISTRGLDPHRSWEFNIRKDGIITNSDMYGYPASHYNIPMEGVDRIELVRGTGSLQYGAQFGGMLNYVSKQPDTIKKITFETINTLGSYGLVSTYNSISGKIGKFRYSAWINGKWITGYRENSDSSFDAQGVSLFYDATKDISFKLEWTHSNYITHIPGPLTDNMFMDNPKMSTRSRNYYQPNIHVPSLTADWNIASSTKLRFTTSAVLGERNSVMFDKPANVTDEIVPATLEYNNRQVDIDHFNSYTTELRVLQSYKFLNKTSSIAAGVQYMNNDLHRQQQGKGTTGTDFDLSLVSPGWGRDLHFKTSNIAFFVENRWLLTRRFSLNTGVRIENGETNMTGIINNYSDTELPNKIKHSFPLFGVSTQYDITGDINIYAGWSQAYRPVIFKDIIPQSVYEVSDKNLKDAYGYNTEFGFRGKYKFLKWDVTAFCVQYNNRMGTLAQTDTDDNLIIFRTNIGDSRTKGIEFFLQGDFSLGKKTSLSLFTSTSFMDARYQDATIRSGNSNVSIRGNKVESVPKWISRNGITVNYDLVSLSALYSYTYESFADALNTTVPSASGAVGLVPAYQLLDLNLAVRITEKIKFQFNINDVLDEHYFTKRPQFYPGPGIWPSDGRTFSGTLSIKI, translated from the coding sequence ATGAAGAGTTTTTTATTCATCACGGGAATTTTGGCTAATGTAACTGTTGCGTTTGGACAAACAGCAAATGACACAGTAAAAACGCACCATCTTGCTCCTGTAACAATTGAAGGCAATAAAACAGCACAAGATATTCAACGGCTCGAACCCATTCAAGGAACTTATATTTTCTCAGGAAGAAAAACGGAAGTGATTGATATGACACAAAAAAATGCTGCCATAACCGAAAAATATGGCCGGCAGATTTTTGCGAAAATTCCCGGAGTATTCGTTTATGATATGGACGGGACAGGCAATCAGTTAAATATTTCTACCCGCGGACTTGACCCTCATCGGAGTTGGGAATTCAATATACGTAAAGATGGGATTATTACTAACTCTGATATGTACGGCTATCCGGCCAGTCATTACAATATTCCTATGGAAGGGGTAGATCGTATTGAATTAGTCAGAGGAACAGGGTCGCTTCAATATGGTGCACAGTTTGGTGGTATGCTTAACTACGTGAGCAAACAGCCGGACACGATTAAAAAAATTACTTTTGAAACGATAAATACATTAGGATCATACGGTTTGGTAAGCACTTACAACAGTATATCTGGTAAAATAGGCAAGTTTCGGTATTCCGCATGGATAAATGGTAAGTGGATAACAGGTTACAGGGAAAACAGTGATTCGAGTTTTGATGCTCAGGGCGTATCTCTTTTTTATGATGCTACAAAAGATATAAGCTTTAAATTAGAATGGACACATTCAAACTATATTACACACATACCAGGACCGTTGACTGATAATATGTTTATGGACAATCCAAAAATGTCAACACGCTCAAGGAATTATTATCAGCCAAATATTCACGTTCCTTCTTTAACAGCTGATTGGAACATCGCTTCTTCAACAAAACTGCGATTCACAACTTCGGCTGTTCTGGGAGAAAGAAATAGTGTGATGTTTGACAAACCCGCCAACGTTACTGACGAGATTGTGCCTGCTACCCTTGAATATAATAACAGACAAGTTGATATTGACCATTTTAATAGTTATACAACAGAGTTGAGGGTACTTCAGTCTTATAAATTCCTAAATAAAACCAGTTCAATTGCGGCAGGAGTACAATATATGAATAATGACTTGCACCGACAGCAGCAAGGCAAAGGAACAACGGGAACTGATTTTGATTTATCGCTTGTATCACCAGGCTGGGGCAGAGACCTGCACTTTAAAACGAGCAATATTGCATTTTTTGTAGAGAATAGATGGCTGCTTACCAGACGATTCTCCTTAAACACAGGAGTTAGAATAGAAAACGGTGAAACCAATATGACTGGTATTATTAATAATTATTCAGACACGGAACTGCCAAATAAAATCAAGCATAGCTTTCCTTTGTTTGGTGTAAGCACACAATACGACATAACAGGCGATATCAATATTTATGCAGGGTGGTCACAAGCTTACCGCCCTGTTATTTTCAAAGACATCATTCCACAATCTGTTTATGAAGTAAGTGACAAAAACTTAAAAGACGCTTACGGATATAATACAGAATTTGGTTTTAGGGGAAAATATAAATTTCTTAAATGGGATGTTACGGCATTCTGCGTGCAATATAACAATCGTATGGGAACGCTTGCACAAACTGACACAGATGACAATCTGATTATTTTCAGGACCAACATTGGTGACTCACGAACTAAAGGGATTGAATTCTTTTTACAAGGAGACTTTTCTTTAGGTAAGAAAACCAGTTTATCCCTTTTTACATCTACTTCTTTCATGGATGCGCGGTATCAGGATGCTACAATACGATCAGGCAATAGTAATGTAAGCATTAGAGGGAACAAAGTTGAAAGTGTTCCTAAATGGATTTCAAGAAACGGGATTACTGTAAATTATGATTTAGTTAGTTTATCGGCATTATACAGTTATACTTATGAGAGTTTTGCGGATGCACTTAATACTACTGTCCCGTCTGCAAGTGGCGCAGTGGGATTAGTACCAGCATATCAGCTGCTTGATTTAAATCTTGCAGTCAGAATTACAGAAAAAATAAAGTTTCAATTTAATATTAACGATGTCTTGGATGAACACTATTTTACCAAGCGACCACAATTTTATCCTGGGCCGGGTATATGGCCATCAGACGGAAGAACTTTTTCCGGAACTCTATCGATAAAAATATGA
- a CDS encoding fatty acid desaturase family protein codes for MEKLKRPVYLKPDTDDFFKKIRKEVNETVLQNSSLYLLNVIKSLGLVISFFLFYACILCFGNSTPLLFLFYILCGVTMIVLFINAFHDAAHGALFKKQKHNQWFMYVLELFGSNHWLWTRRHINLHHAYPNIPDWDVDIRQSDIIRIFPNSPLFNYHKYQHIYMWLIYPLYSLNWIYIRDFKDFFGKKDNYVKKIVDKIPVTEVYLLFAAKLVNLFYLLFLPMFLLDQPWYMVLLAWIAMHMCGSALGVVALVSTHVDEDAQFPVADDEGNLSATWALHQMIVTKDFSTNSKLANFLYGGFTHHVAHHLFPGVGHTYYPYITPIIKRYAKEYNLPYTSYPFYHAVRSHFRMLKNKGIKENIMMAGEI; via the coding sequence ATGGAAAAGTTAAAACGCCCGGTTTATTTAAAACCTGATACTGATGATTTTTTTAAAAAGATTCGAAAAGAAGTTAATGAAACTGTTTTACAGAACTCATCTTTATACCTATTAAATGTCATAAAGTCTCTGGGACTTGTCATTTCCTTCTTTTTATTTTATGCCTGTATTCTCTGCTTTGGAAACAGTACTCCTTTATTATTTTTATTTTATATTTTGTGTGGGGTTACGATGATTGTACTGTTTATCAATGCATTTCACGATGCTGCACACGGAGCATTGTTTAAAAAGCAAAAGCATAATCAGTGGTTTATGTATGTTTTGGAGCTTTTTGGAAGTAATCACTGGCTTTGGACCCGCCGTCATATTAATCTTCATCATGCTTATCCCAACATTCCTGATTGGGATGTTGATATAAGGCAAAGTGATATCATCAGAATATTTCCTAACAGCCCTTTATTTAATTATCATAAATATCAGCATATCTATATGTGGCTTATTTATCCATTGTACAGTCTCAATTGGATTTATATAAGGGACTTTAAAGATTTTTTTGGTAAAAAAGATAATTACGTAAAAAAAATAGTAGATAAAATTCCAGTAACAGAGGTTTACTTGTTATTTGCAGCAAAATTGGTTAATCTTTTTTATTTGCTTTTCCTTCCGATGTTTTTGTTAGACCAACCCTGGTACATGGTTTTACTTGCATGGATTGCAATGCATATGTGCGGAAGTGCTCTTGGTGTTGTGGCACTCGTTTCGACTCATGTTGATGAAGATGCACAGTTTCCTGTTGCAGATGATGAAGGGAATCTTTCTGCTACCTGGGCTTTGCATCAGATGATCGTGACTAAAGATTTTAGTACCAACAGTAAATTAGCTAACTTTTTGTATGGAGGTTTTACTCATCACGTGGCACATCATCTTTTTCCTGGTGTTGGACATACTTACTATCCTTACATAACCCCTATAATAAAGCGATATGCTAAAGAATATAATCTTCCTTATACTTCTTATCCATTTTATCATGCTGTAAGGTCCCATTTCCGAATGCTTAAGAATAAAGGAATAAAAGAAAATATTATGATGGCAGGAGAGATATAA
- a CDS encoding glycosyl hydrolase family 8 produces MNKKFKRDTHVKIRILILIFGFFVPVLAICQNKKKTEKSESKIPHYRNLFKEAGYSQDEIDKKVSKAYYDVFEGPNKVYFEEGDSLGYVSDVKNKDARTEGMSYGMMVAVQLNKKDVFDRLWRWSVKYMQHQDGPREGYFAWSVNPETKKQNSPGSASDGELYYITSLLFASNKWGNDTGIHYYNEARRILDAMWKKDGTGNIHNVINTEHKQISFVPEGRGYEWTDPSYHVPAFYEIWALYAKDGHEQFYKECAEVSRNFLHKACHSVTGLNSDYTEFSGEPHPTPWMPPAFRYDSWRVPMNIAMDYTWYGKDKKWQEEYAVKFQNFLRSKGIEMFVDQYNLDGSTPDFILQAGPVKKLRHSIGLVGTSATASLVNQDKKSLDFVHALWKAKLEPYEDGYFDPYYDGLMYLFSLMHLSGKYQIITPTVK; encoded by the coding sequence ATGAATAAAAAATTTAAAAGAGACACACATGTTAAAATTCGTATTTTAATACTGATTTTCGGGTTTTTTGTACCCGTTTTAGCGATTTGCCAGAATAAAAAGAAAACAGAAAAATCAGAGTCTAAAATACCGCATTATCGTAATCTATTTAAAGAAGCAGGATATAGTCAGGACGAAATAGATAAAAAAGTCTCCAAAGCTTATTATGATGTATTTGAAGGGCCAAATAAAGTTTATTTTGAAGAAGGTGATTCTTTAGGATATGTTTCTGATGTAAAAAATAAAGACGCACGTACTGAAGGAATGTCATACGGAATGATGGTTGCAGTTCAGCTCAATAAAAAAGATGTTTTTGATCGTCTCTGGCGATGGTCAGTAAAATACATGCAACATCAGGATGGACCAAGAGAAGGCTATTTTGCATGGAGCGTAAATCCTGAAACCAAAAAACAAAATTCGCCTGGCTCTGCATCAGACGGAGAGTTGTATTACATTACCAGTTTGCTTTTTGCTTCGAACAAATGGGGGAATGATACTGGGATTCATTACTACAATGAAGCAAGAAGAATATTAGATGCCATGTGGAAAAAAGATGGTACTGGTAATATCCATAATGTCATTAATACAGAGCATAAACAAATATCATTTGTGCCGGAAGGACGAGGATACGAATGGACAGACCCATCCTATCATGTTCCGGCATTCTATGAAATATGGGCTTTGTATGCCAAAGACGGACATGAACAGTTTTATAAAGAATGTGCTGAAGTTTCCCGTAATTTTCTGCATAAGGCATGTCATTCCGTAACAGGCTTAAATTCGGATTATACAGAGTTTAGCGGAGAACCACACCCTACACCATGGATGCCTCCCGCATTTCGTTATGATTCCTGGCGTGTTCCTATGAATATCGCTATGGATTATACCTGGTACGGAAAAGATAAAAAGTGGCAGGAAGAATATGCTGTAAAATTTCAAAACTTCCTTAGATCTAAAGGAATAGAAATGTTTGTAGACCAATACAATCTTGATGGTTCCACACCAGATTTTATTCTACAGGCCGGACCAGTCAAAAAACTCAGACACTCAATAGGATTAGTTGGAACTTCGGCCACAGCATCATTGGTCAATCAAGATAAAAAAAGCCTAGATTTTGTTCATGCACTTTGGAAAGCTAAGCTTGAACCTTATGAAGATGGCTATTTTGATCCTTATTATGATGGGCTAATGTATCTCTTCAGTCTGATGCATCTTAGCGGTAAATACCAAATCATAACTCCGACAGTTAAATAA
- a CDS encoding THUMP-like domain-containing protein, which translates to MNTSILHPDIQKFIIQNTGADVTKLALQKNPFPEVDWILILNQIEARTKAKEKLPIWFSTDKIIYPSKISIEQTSSEKTAAYKASLITGNTLIDLTGGFGVDDYYFSKKFKVVAHCEINKDLSAIVKHNFEQLNIKNCFCYADDSANILNESEPGFKWDWIYIDPSRRNDAKGKVFMLKDCLPNVPESLDFYFEKTDSILIKTAPLLDISAGLSELKFVKNIHVIALENEVKELLFEIHNHYSGDITIKTANLLKDKTETFEFVMGKFEYPSYHLPQKFLYEPNSAIMKSGGFDEVSNSFEINKLHKNSHLYTSDELIDFPGRTFEIEKVISYSKNDMKTALLNQQSNVTTRNFPDTVENIRKKWKIKNGGNLYCFFTTDKNNSKIVLICRKIT; encoded by the coding sequence TTGAATACCTCTATTTTGCATCCAGATATACAGAAATTTATAATTCAAAATACTGGAGCAGATGTAACAAAATTAGCACTTCAGAAAAACCCGTTTCCTGAAGTTGACTGGATTTTAATTTTAAATCAGATTGAAGCCAGGACTAAAGCAAAAGAAAAATTACCAATCTGGTTTTCAACTGACAAAATCATTTATCCGAGTAAAATTTCTATTGAGCAGACCTCTTCAGAAAAAACTGCTGCCTACAAAGCTTCTTTAATTACAGGAAACACATTAATAGATCTGACTGGTGGTTTTGGAGTCGATGATTATTATTTTTCTAAAAAATTCAAAGTTGTTGCGCACTGCGAAATAAACAAAGATTTATCTGCAATTGTAAAACATAACTTTGAACAATTAAATATCAAAAATTGTTTTTGCTATGCAGATGATTCTGCAAATATTTTAAATGAATCTGAACCAGGCTTTAAGTGGGACTGGATTTACATTGATCCTTCCCGAAGAAATGATGCTAAAGGCAAGGTTTTTATGCTGAAAGACTGTTTGCCAAATGTTCCGGAATCACTGGATTTTTACTTCGAAAAAACGGATTCAATTTTAATTAAAACCGCACCATTGTTAGATATATCTGCAGGATTATCTGAATTGAAATTTGTAAAAAACATCCATGTTATAGCGTTGGAAAACGAAGTAAAAGAATTGCTTTTTGAAATACACAATCACTATTCTGGTGACATTACTATAAAAACAGCTAATCTTTTAAAGGATAAAACTGAAACTTTCGAATTTGTTATGGGTAAATTTGAGTATCCATCCTACCATTTACCTCAAAAGTTTCTGTATGAGCCTAATTCGGCCATTATGAAGTCAGGAGGATTTGATGAAGTTAGCAATTCATTCGAAATAAATAAACTACACAAAAATTCCCATTTATATACTTCAGATGAATTAATTGATTTTCCGGGACGAACTTTTGAGATCGAGAAAGTAATTTCATATAGCAAAAATGATATGAAAACAGCACTTTTAAATCAACAGTCAAATGTTACAACACGTAATTTTCCTGACACAGTAGAAAACATTCGAAAAAAATGGAAAATAAAAAATGGAGGGAATTTGTATTGTTTTTTTACAACTGATAAAAATAATAGTAAAATAGTTTTAATTTGCAGAAAAATAACTTAA
- a CDS encoding alpha/beta hydrolase-fold protein: protein MKNNLIIVPIIFCLYFQSVLGQETKITEDFKPSSVNQPEKKFPQVNSQGRVRASIAAPNANKVQLDLGGVKYDLVKDANGVWTGDSNPQDEGFHYYQLNIDGASVPDPGTLYFYGAGRLGSGIEIPAKDQEFFSLKNVPHGLVSENIYFSKLTNSFRRCFIYTPPGYNENIKTRYPVLYLQHGSFEDETGWASQGKANLILDNLIAAKQANPMIMVMDNGYAYKPQNSQQDKKEKMLSVFEEVLITEVISMIDAKFRTISNRENRAIAGLSMGANQTMRIMMNHLDTFSQYGGFSGTSNYPNTDAIDVSTFLDGKYKDGNALNKKIKLFWLGLGTKEPVPFPKSVGAFRAMLDQQKIKYVYYQSPETAHEWLTWRRCLYQFASKLFR, encoded by the coding sequence ATGAAAAATAATCTTATTATAGTCCCTATAATTTTCTGCCTATATTTTCAATCAGTTTTGGGGCAGGAAACAAAAATAACGGAAGATTTTAAGCCTTCATCAGTCAATCAGCCTGAAAAGAAATTTCCTCAGGTTAATTCTCAGGGTAGGGTTCGTGCCAGTATTGCTGCTCCAAACGCAAATAAAGTTCAGCTTGATCTGGGTGGTGTTAAGTATGATCTGGTAAAAGATGCCAATGGCGTATGGACAGGGGATTCTAATCCGCAGGATGAAGGATTTCATTATTATCAGCTAAATATAGACGGGGCTTCTGTTCCGGATCCGGGAACCTTATATTTCTATGGTGCCGGCCGATTAGGAAGCGGAATAGAAATTCCTGCGAAAGATCAGGAATTTTTTTCGCTGAAAAATGTGCCTCATGGTCTTGTCAGTGAAAATATTTACTTCTCAAAACTAACAAATTCATTTAGACGCTGTTTTATTTATACACCACCTGGTTACAATGAAAACATTAAAACACGTTATCCGGTTCTTTATCTACAACACGGAAGTTTTGAGGATGAAACAGGGTGGGCTTCCCAGGGCAAAGCAAATTTAATTTTAGACAATCTGATTGCTGCAAAACAAGCAAATCCTATGATTATGGTTATGGATAATGGATATGCTTATAAACCACAAAATAGTCAGCAAGACAAAAAAGAAAAAATGTTATCTGTATTCGAAGAGGTACTAATCACAGAAGTAATTTCAATGATTGATGCAAAGTTTCGAACTATCTCAAATCGCGAAAACAGGGCAATTGCCGGCCTTTCTATGGGTGCAAATCAAACGATGAGAATTATGATGAACCATCTGGATACTTTTTCTCAATACGGCGGATTTAGCGGTACGTCAAATTATCCTAATACAGATGCAATTGATGTTTCTACATTTTTAGACGGAAAATATAAAGACGGCAATGCTCTCAATAAAAAAATAAAACTTTTTTGGTTAGGCTTAGGTACTAAAGAACCTGTTCCTTTCCCAAAATCTGTTGGCGCATTCCGGGCGATGTTAGATCAGCAAAAAATTAAATATGTATATTATCAATCCCCTGAAACAGCTCATGAATGGCTTACATGGCGAAGATGTTTATACCAATTTGCTTCAAAATTGTTCAGGTAA